In Daucus carota subsp. sativus chromosome 4, DH1 v3.0, whole genome shotgun sequence, one DNA window encodes the following:
- the LOC108217946 gene encoding phenylcoumaran benzylic ether reductase POP1 produces the protein MATKILIVGGTGNMGKFIVETSAKLGHPTFVLVREATLTDPSKLQLIDSFKSLGVTIVHGDLFDHVSLVKAIKQVDVVISSLGHGQLADQDKLLAAIVEAGNVKRFFPSEFGQDADRLNAVEPAKSGYACKSQFRRAVEAAGVPFTYIACNFFAGFFLPNLAQTGAKAPPRDKAIILGDGTKKVVFNSEEDIATYTIKAVDDPRTLNKILYVMPPHNTLSFNDVLSLWEKKIGKTLEKIFVPEEQVLENIKESPPLISVMLSIGHSAFVNGDQTNFEIEPSFGVEASTLYPDVKYTTVDEYLNHFV, from the exons ATGGCAACCAAGATTCTGATCGTCGGAGGCACCGGAAACATGGGAAAGTTCATCGTCGAAACGAGCGCAAAGTTGGGACATCCCACGTTTGTGCTCGTTCGAGAAGCTACTCTCACTGATCCTTCTAAGTTGCAACTCATTGATAGCTTTAAGTCTTTGGGCGTCACTATTGTCCAT GGAGATTTGTTTGATCACGTGAGTTTGGTGAAGGCGATAAAGCAAGTGGATGTGGTGATCTCGTCACTAGGTCACGGGCAGTTGGCTGATCAGGACAAGCTTCTTGCTGCTATTGTTGAAGCTGGTAACGTTAAG AGGTTCTTTCCTTCTGAGTTTGGGCAAGATGCGGATCGATTGAATGCTGTTGAACCAGCAAAGTCAGGATATGCTTGCAAGTCACAGTTCCGCAGAGCTGTTGAGGCTGCAGGAGTTCCGTTCACTTATATAGCTTGCAACTTTTTTGCTGGGTTTTTTCTCCCGAATCTGGCCCAGACAGGAGCAAAAGCTCCTCCTAGAGATAAAGCAATTATATTAGGCGACGGAACTAAAAAAG TGGTATTTAACAGCGAAGAAGACATTGCAACCTACACTATAAAAGCTGTAGATGACCCGCGAACCCTGAACAAAATTCTCTATGTTATGCCACCCCACAACACACTTTCTTTCAACGACGTTCTGTCTTTGTGGGAGAAGAAGATAGGCAAAACTCTCGAGAAGATCTTTGTTCCAGAAGAGCAAGTTTTGGAGAACATCAAAG AGTCCCCTCCTCTGATCAGTGTGATGCTATCAATCGGTCATTCTGCATTTGTGAACGGAGATCAGACCAACTTTGAGATTGAACCATCATTCGGCGTGGAGGCTTCAACACTTTATCCAGATGTCAAATATACAACAGTGGACGAGTATCTCAACCATTTTGTCTAA
- the LOC108215780 gene encoding UDP-glycosyltransferase 91A1: MASVEKLHIVMFPWLAFGHISPYLKLAKLMAAKGHKISFISTPKNIDSLPKIPQNLAPLINLVKIPLPLVPNLPENAESTTEVPFHKVKYLKLAYDLLQEPITNFLESSTADWILCDYVSYWLRPIASRLRIRWCHYSVYTASFMGFLGPPSNMIKGDDYRVRPEDFMVKPEWVHFDTNVAMSLYQILALAPELEADEDTKNVSEAYRAGRSLEYCDMVAIRSSVEFEGDWLKLLQDMYEKPVIPVGLLPHVEESTEADNQDWIEIKDWLDKQAKGSVLLVAFGSEAKLTQAQTTELALGLELTGVPFFWAMKKQRGLSDTEAVELPEGFQDRTRGRGMIYTAWVPQIKILNHESVSALLNSSGYSSVVEAMQFGKALILLPCVYDQGIIAKHLEEKKLGFQIPRNESDGGFTRESVAESVNLVMLDEEGKIYRDKVKDMQAILCDMDKQNGYVDNLLNHLQNHKFM; the protein is encoded by the coding sequence ATGGCTTCTGTTGAGAAATTGCACATAGTAATGTTCCCTTGGTTAGCCTTTGGTCACATATCTCCCTACTTGAAGCTAGCCAAGCTCATGGCTGCAAAGGGTCACAAAATCTCTTTCATTTCCACTCCCAAAAATATCGATAGCCTCCCAAAAATCCCTCAGAATCTAGCTCCTCTGATAAACCTTGTCAAAATTCCACTGCCATTAGTTCCCAACTTACCCGAAAATGCAGAGTCCACAACTGAGGTTCCATTCCACAAGGTCAAGTACCTAAAACTCGCGTACGATCTTCTTCAAGAACCTATTACTAATTTCTTGGAATCCAGCACAGCGGATTGGATACTCTGTGATTATGTTTCCTACTGGCTGAGGCCTATTGCTTCGAGACTCCGAATTCGATGGTGTCACTACAGTGTCTACACTGCTTCCTTCATGGGATTTTTAGGCCCTCCATCTAATATGATCAAGGGGGATGATTACCGTGTGAGGCCAGAAGATTTCATGGTTAAACCTGAGTGGGTTCACTTCGACACAAATGTTGCAATGTCTCTGTATCAGATTCTGGCCCTGGCTCCTGAGTTAGAAGCTGATGAGGATACGAAAAATGTGAGTGAGGCCTATCGTGCTGGGAGGAGTCTTGAGTATTGTGATATGGTGGCAATAAGAAGCAGCGTCGAATTTGAAGGGGATTGGTTGAAATTACTACAGGACATGTACGAGAAACCCGTGATTCCAGTGGGCTTGTTGCCTCATGTTGAAGAGAGTACAGAGGCTGATAATCAAGATTGGATTGAGATAAAAGATTGGCTCGACAAACAAGCAAAGGGAAGTGTACTACTTGTAGCTTTCGGGTCCGAGGCGAAACTGACTCAAGCCCAGACCACAGAATTAGCCCTTGGTTTGGAGCTGACCGGGGTACCCTTCTTTTGGGCTATGAAAAAACAGAGAGGCTTGTCTGATACAGAGGCAGTTGAGTTGCCAGAAGGGTTTCAAGACCGAACACGAGGGCGTGGGATGATTTACACCGCTTGGGTGCCTCAGATTAAGATACTAAATCACGAGTCAGTCAGTGCCTTGTTGAATTCATCAGGTTACAGCTCGGTGGTAGAGGCAATGCAGTTTGGAAAGGCGCTTATTTTGTTGCCATGTGTGTATGATCAAGGAATAATTGCTAAGCACCTGGAGGAGAAGAAGCTGGGGTTTCAAATTCCGCGAAATGAGTCAGACGGTGGGTTTACTAGGGAATCAGTGGCGGAGTCAGTTAACTTGGTCATGCTTGATGAAGAAGGCAAGATCTATCGAGACAAAGTGAAGGACATGCAAGCTATCCTGTGTGACATGGATAAGCAAAACGGTTACGTCGATAACCTACTGAATCATCTGCAGAACCAcaaatttatgtaa